In Sphaerisporangium krabiense, the DNA window AGGCCTCTATTCGTGCTGGAGTTTTCCATGAAGTTCCAACAGGTGCCGCACCGATTCATCGGGAGACATCGCCGACGCCTGCGCCTGGCTGTAGGTGAGGGTGAAGCGCCGGATCTCCTCGGGAGTCTCCAGCCAGAGACTGTCGGTGAGCGTTGACAGGTGGACAAGGCTCGGGTCGTCGGGGGACGGAAAGTCCAGAATAACGAATGGTCCGTCCAAGGCCGGATGTGCGCCCACGGAGTTCGGGAGAACCTGGACAGTGATGTGCGGCTGACCGGCCATCTCCACCAGGTGTTTCATCTGGTCTCGCATGACAGCCGGGCCGCCGATGTTTTTCAGGAGAGCCGCTTCGTCGATCACCGCGACAAGTGTGGGCGGGTTCCGGCGGCTGAGGATCTCCTGGCGCGCGAGCCTGGCTTCGACGTGCCGCTCGAACAGGGACTCGTTGAGCACCTGTCCGCCACGGAACACGGCGACCATGTAGGCGGCGGTCTGCAGCAGACCCGGTA includes these proteins:
- a CDS encoding helix-turn-helix domain-containing protein — protein: MTSSPTVKRRRLSAALRQLRLEAGLTAAEAAKRLDWDPSKITRMERDEWKRPAPHDIRGLLDLYGVTDERRREALITLARESRQRGWWADYQDVFRSSLPDFEAGASMIRTYEAVVVPGLLQTAAYMVAVFRGGQVLNESLFERHVEARLARQEILSRRNPPTLVAVIDEAALLKNIGGPAVMRDQMKHLVEMAGQPHITVQVLPNSVGAHPALDGPFVILDFPSPDDPSLVHLSTLTDSLWLETPEEIRRFTLTYSQAQASAMSPDESVRHLLELHGKLQHE